A section of the Paenibacillus aurantius genome encodes:
- a CDS encoding response regulator transcription factor — translation MREEILVIDDDEKITSMLRRSLTFEGYSVTTANDGLEGLRRILEQEPRLIVLDVMMPKLDGWEVCRRIRESGIDVPVLMLTAKDEVADRVKGLDIGADDYLVKPFALEELLARVRVLLRRRVEKAPQPTSRIEYEDIVMDHDTREVFRSGKRIELTTKEFELLNLFMQNPKRVLSRDLIMEKIWGYDYSGESNVLEVYIALLRQKTEEHGGKRIIQTVRGAGYVLRGDS, via the coding sequence ATGAGAGAAGAGATCCTGGTGATCGATGACGATGAGAAAATCACCTCCATGCTGAGGAGGAGCCTGACCTTCGAAGGGTACTCGGTGACGACGGCGAACGACGGACTGGAAGGGCTTCGGCGCATTCTGGAGCAGGAGCCGCGTCTGATTGTCCTCGACGTCATGATGCCGAAGCTGGACGGCTGGGAAGTATGCCGGCGGATCCGCGAAAGCGGCATCGACGTGCCGGTGCTCATGCTGACGGCAAAGGACGAGGTGGCGGACCGGGTAAAGGGACTGGACATCGGCGCGGATGATTACCTCGTCAAGCCCTTTGCGCTGGAGGAACTGCTGGCAAGGGTCCGGGTGCTGCTGCGCCGCCGGGTGGAGAAGGCTCCCCAGCCCACCAGCCGGATCGAATACGAGGACATAGTGATGGACCACGATACGCGGGAAGTGTTCCGGAGCGGCAAAAGGATTGAGCTGACGACGAAGGAGTTCGAGCTGCTCAACCTTTTTATGCAGAATCCCAAGCGGGTGCTCTCCCGGGATCTCATCATGGAGAAAATTTGGGGCTACGACTACAGCGGAGAATCGAACGTTCTGGAGGTCTATATCGCCCTGCTCCGGCAGAAGACCGAGGAGCACGGGGGCAAACGGATCATTCAGACGGTCCGCGGAGCGGGCTACGTCCTGAGAGGGGATAGCTAG